The proteins below come from a single Puniceicoccales bacterium genomic window:
- the lptE gene encoding LPS assembly lipoprotein LptE has product MLNFLSYYTIFLSLLLIGCSSSYHLGKSESLPFESMCVKIVGNESFVPQIQAFITRKLGDEFARDSRLILTNEADADAVLSVTVMASDQKTSATSSSDTELASYLAISLRATCTLTDGKTGKEYFSNEMVGVEMDLLTDANYQSRRYQAMPKVCDELAKKIVHMIIHPWAGYGSKDNSSIHICR; this is encoded by the coding sequence ATGCTAAATTTTTTATCATATTACACCATATTTTTATCCCTGCTATTGATCGGATGCTCTTCCAGTTATCATCTGGGTAAAAGCGAGTCATTGCCCTTCGAAAGTATGTGCGTTAAAATTGTTGGCAATGAATCATTTGTGCCACAAATTCAAGCCTTTATCACACGGAAACTGGGCGATGAATTTGCCAGAGATAGTAGGCTAATCTTAACCAATGAAGCCGATGCCGATGCCGTTCTCAGCGTGACAGTCATGGCATCAGATCAAAAAACCTCGGCCACATCCAGCAGTGACACCGAATTGGCTTCCTATCTAGCCATTTCTCTCAGGGCCACTTGCACATTAACCGATGGAAAAACCGGCAAAGAATATTTCTCCAATGAAATGGTTGGCGTTGAAATGGATCTGTTGACCGATGCCAACTATCAATCTAGAAGGTATCAAGCTATGCCAAAGGTTTGTGATGAACTGGCGAAAAAGATCGTGCATATGATCATACATCCATGGGCAGGTTATGGATCAAAAGATAATAGCTCCATCCATATTTGCCGGTAA